From a single Cytophagales bacterium WSM2-2 genomic region:
- the sucD gene encoding succinate--CoA ligase [ADP-forming] subunit alpha codes for MSVLVNKNSRVIVQGFTGTEGSFHAGQMIEYGTNVVGGVTPGKGGQIHLGRPVFNTVKEAVEKTGADVSIIFVPPAFAADGIMEAADAGIKVIVAITEGIPVKDMMIAKQYVKDKKATLIGPNCPGVITPGEAKVGIMPGFVFKKGKIGIVSKSGTLTYEAADQIVKAGLGITTAIGIGGDPIIGTPTKDAIELLMNDPETEGIVMIGEIGGSYEPVAARWIKENGNKKPVVGFIAGQTAPPGRRMGHAGAIIGGAEDTAAAKMKVMRECGIHVVESPALIGDTMLKALGK; via the coding sequence ATGAGCGTATTGGTCAATAAAAATTCACGCGTTATTGTTCAGGGTTTCACCGGTACGGAAGGCTCCTTCCATGCAGGTCAGATGATTGAATATGGCACCAATGTGGTGGGTGGCGTCACCCCCGGCAAAGGTGGCCAGATTCACCTGGGCCGCCCGGTGTTCAATACGGTCAAAGAAGCGGTGGAGAAAACAGGAGCCGATGTCTCCATTATTTTTGTTCCTCCGGCATTTGCCGCTGATGGCATCATGGAAGCAGCCGATGCAGGCATTAAGGTGATTGTTGCTATCACGGAAGGCATTCCAGTGAAAGATATGATGATCGCCAAGCAATACGTTAAGGATAAGAAAGCAACGCTGATCGGCCCCAATTGCCCGGGAGTAATCACTCCAGGTGAAGCAAAAGTGGGGATCATGCCTGGCTTCGTGTTTAAAAAAGGGAAAATTGGAATTGTTTCAAAATCAGGAACGCTGACATATGAAGCTGCTGATCAGATCGTGAAGGCAGGTCTCGGGATTACGACAGCTATCGGAATCGGTGGTGACCCGATCATCGGCACTCCGACAAAAGATGCCATTGAACTTTTAATGAATGATCCGGAAACAGAAGGCATTGTGATGATAGGTGAAATTGGCGGAAGCTACGAGCCGGTTGCAGCTCGCTGGATCAAAGAGAATGGAAATAAAAAACCTGTAGTCGGCTTTATTGCTGGTCAGACCGCTCCTCCCGGAAGGAGAATGGGGCACGCAGGTGCGATCATTGGTGGTGCCGAAGATACGGCAGCTGCAAAAATGAAAGTAATGCGCGAATGCGGTATTCACGTAGTAGAATCGCCAGCACTCATTGGCGACACGATGCTCAAAGCTCTCGGGAAATAA
- the comB gene encoding putative 2-phosphosulfolactate phosphatase, producing the protein MKTIDVCLSPELMHLYDVRDKTVVVVDILRATSCMVTAFAHGVESITPVANLDECRSMKTKGYVISGERDGKKVDGFDKGNSPFEYMGDQVRGLKVAFTTTNGTQAIEKAKEAKEVIIGSFLNLNTVAKYLLLGENNALIVCAGWKGRVNLEDTLFAGAVVERLRDYLGPDCDAPLAAQQLYNLAKNDMVNFLNASSHVRRLNKLNIHDDIKFCVTPDQYNILPRLKNGVLKV; encoded by the coding sequence ATGAAAACTATTGACGTCTGTCTGAGTCCTGAATTGATGCACCTCTATGATGTGCGTGACAAGACCGTAGTTGTTGTGGATATCTTGCGCGCGACATCGTGCATGGTCACGGCTTTCGCTCATGGCGTAGAGAGTATCACACCCGTAGCCAACCTGGATGAATGCCGGAGTATGAAAACTAAGGGGTATGTTATCTCGGGTGAACGGGATGGAAAAAAGGTAGATGGATTTGACAAAGGCAATTCTCCTTTCGAATACATGGGCGATCAGGTAAGAGGATTGAAAGTTGCTTTCACTACTACGAATGGTACACAGGCAATTGAGAAGGCAAAAGAAGCGAAGGAAGTCATCATCGGATCTTTTCTGAATCTGAATACAGTTGCCAAGTACCTTCTGCTTGGAGAAAATAATGCACTTATTGTTTGTGCAGGATGGAAGGGACGCGTCAACCTGGAGGACACGCTTTTTGCCGGGGCAGTGGTGGAAAGACTCAGAGATTATCTTGGCCCCGATTGTGATGCACCACTGGCAGCGCAGCAACTTTACAACCTGGCAAAAAATGATATGGTCAATTTTCTCAACGCTTCATCCCACGTCAGGCGGTTGAATAAACTCAACATTCATGATGATATTAAGTTTTGTGTCACACCAGACCAATACAACATCCTACCGAGATTGAAGAATGGTGTGTTAAAAGTTTAG
- a CDS encoding nucleotide pyrophosphohydrolase: MEITINQAQQQVDSWIKTHGVRYFNELTNMALLSEEVGELARIIARRYGEQSEKDSDKNRDLGDEMADVLWVLICLANQTGVDLTQALQKNFEKKTNRDKDRHRENPKLKG, encoded by the coding sequence ATGGAAATAACTATCAACCAGGCTCAACAACAAGTCGACTCGTGGATAAAGACACATGGCGTACGTTATTTTAATGAATTGACCAATATGGCGCTTCTCTCTGAAGAGGTTGGTGAGCTTGCGAGAATAATCGCGAGAAGGTATGGCGAGCAATCAGAAAAAGATTCCGACAAGAATAGAGATTTAGGAGATGAAATGGCTGATGTACTCTGGGTTTTAATTTGCCTTGCCAATCAAACAGGTGTCGACCTCACACAAGCCCTTCAAAAGAATTTTGAAAAGAAAACGAACCGAGACAAAGATCGTCACCGTGAAAACCCAAAGCTAAAAGGCTAA
- a CDS encoding phosphate starvation protein PhoH, whose amino-acid sequence MAKNPKAKDKKIFVLDTSVIIYEHNSILNFDEHDIGIPITVLEELDNFKKGNDTKNFEAREFIRLIDKLAKDQMLHQWNPINGKGKGNFKVVMDTGGTEQMDANKVFNEDKADHRILNAALLLQKEERGRKVILVSKDVNLRLKAKALGLQAEDYTTGKIQNISSLYTGRTVIDSAPSDVIDLIYEKGYCPPDEILGKVKPMKNHYYILKNGKKSVLAFFNSANGMVEQVEKRNAYGIKPRNAEQAFAIHAVLKPEIKLVSMQGVAGTGKTLIALAAALEQKREYKQIYLARPIVPLSNKDIGYLPGDIKSKLNPYMEPLWDNLKFIQNQYSESDKEYSKITEMVQNEKLVITPLAYIRGRSLSNICFIVDEAQNLTPHEVKTIITRAGENTKIIFTGDIHQIDTPYLDSQSNGLSYLIDRLQNNELYAHVTLEKGERSELANLANELL is encoded by the coding sequence ATGGCGAAAAATCCCAAAGCAAAGGACAAGAAGATTTTTGTCCTTGACACCTCGGTAATCATTTACGAACACAACAGCATCCTCAACTTTGACGAACACGACATCGGAATCCCGATCACAGTGCTTGAAGAACTCGACAACTTCAAAAAGGGTAACGACACTAAAAACTTTGAAGCACGCGAGTTCATCCGTCTCATCGACAAATTGGCCAAGGACCAGATGCTACATCAATGGAATCCGATCAATGGCAAAGGGAAAGGAAACTTCAAGGTGGTCATGGATACGGGTGGCACGGAGCAGATGGATGCCAACAAAGTTTTCAACGAAGACAAAGCTGATCACCGGATTTTAAATGCTGCCTTATTATTACAGAAAGAGGAGAGGGGTAGAAAAGTGATATTGGTAAGTAAGGACGTGAACCTGCGTCTAAAGGCAAAAGCCTTGGGGCTCCAGGCAGAAGATTACACAACCGGCAAGATTCAAAACATCAGTTCACTATACACAGGCAGAACAGTGATCGATAGTGCCCCTTCTGATGTTATTGATTTGATCTATGAAAAAGGCTACTGCCCTCCCGATGAAATACTGGGCAAAGTCAAGCCGATGAAGAACCATTACTACATCCTGAAGAACGGGAAGAAATCTGTGCTGGCATTCTTCAATTCCGCCAATGGAATGGTAGAGCAAGTGGAGAAGCGAAATGCGTACGGCATCAAACCCCGAAATGCAGAGCAGGCATTTGCCATTCATGCCGTACTGAAACCAGAGATTAAGCTGGTATCGATGCAGGGAGTTGCAGGAACTGGGAAAACGTTGATTGCCCTGGCGGCAGCGCTCGAACAGAAGCGCGAGTACAAACAGATTTACCTGGCACGTCCAATTGTTCCTCTAAGCAATAAAGACATTGGCTACCTGCCTGGCGACATTAAGTCAAAACTCAACCCGTACATGGAGCCGCTGTGGGACAACCTGAAGTTTATTCAAAACCAATACAGCGAAAGTGATAAGGAATATTCGAAGATCACCGAGATGGTGCAGAATGAAAAATTGGTGATTACTCCGTTGGCCTACATCCGGGGCAGAAGTTTGTCCAACATTTGCTTCATCGTTGACGAAGCGCAGAACCTGACACCCCACGAGGTAAAAACGATCATCACGCGTGCCGGTGAAAACACTAAAATCATCTTCACTGGTGATATACACCAGATTGACACGCCTTACCTCGACTCGCAAAGTAATGGCTTATCCTACCTGATTGACAGGTTGCAGAACAATGAACTGTATGCTCACGTTACCCTCGAAAAAGGGGAGCGGAGCGAGCTTGCTAACCTGGCTAACGAGCTGTTATAG